One window of the Larus michahellis chromosome 24, bLarMic1.1, whole genome shotgun sequence genome contains the following:
- the IQGAP3 gene encoding ras GTPase-activating-like protein IQGAP3 produces the protein MAAAGTGLGRYERLTAEEMDERRRQNVAYQYLCHLEEAKRWMEGCLSEELPPPTELEENLRNGVLLAKLGHCFAPAVVPLKKIYDRQQTRYKAAGLHFRHTDNINHWRDAMSHVGLPSIFHPETTDIYDKKNMPRVVYCIHALSLYLFKLGLAPQIQDLYGKVDFTEEEINNMKRELEKYGLQLPAFSKIGGILANELSVDEAAVHAAVLAINEAVDRGVVDQTMVALHNPNAMLLDLREALAGAYQEVLHRAKLEKGSNARNRCLQVIPEGEDIYDQCLTQAEIQGNINKANVHGALEEVDDALESQDAPALYRALQDPVLALRCLQRDNLHHYLEQLSMDREQKALELGYVDLLEQEEVEAGILAANKKGEEERAMLGAVSRINAAIRRGMPAETLEALMDPAAQLPAVYPLAAPLYQLQLALLQRQHPRGELVQEELFVAVEMLSAVALVNRALDAGDADGLWSSLVSPALGLAGVEDGNAQRYFEDLLQLKGQSREVGVEFLSWNDIQDSVTNTNSSVQGENDRVLAVRLINEALAQADPEKTLAALLLPEAALSDVSLPTARRYHDVLARARRLKAQATEDDGAVLWWEEIQEGVCRANQDTVAARRMALGTAAINQAIKEGKATQTLRVLRNPDVALCGVVSACAAAYQEQLAAVMATKRQAGNVKPCWIQHKLPDGAEFYLSLQTFEGSWQRPRDGGLNTTHLSREEIQSVITRVTAAHDRERLWVSNVAFVVRLQARLRGWLVRREFAARRHVLREQWPAAIRIQACWRGYKQRRAYQERLRYLHANADAAVKIQAGVRMWQARRKYQERLRYFRKNIKAVIKIQAFVRANKARGDYRMLVHARNPPLSIVRRFIHLLEQSQQDFWEESEVLRLQEEVVKRIRASRQLESDLDLMDIKIGLLVKNRITLQEVVSHCKKLTKKNKEQLSEMMSIDKQKGLKSLSKEKRQKLEAYQHLFYLLQTQPVYLARLIFQMPQNKSTKFMESVIFTLYNYASNPREAYLLLQLFKAALQEEIRSKVDHVHDILTGNATVIRLVVSFYRNARGQNALRQILGGPVQEVLQDKTLSIRTNPVDIYKAWINQTESQSGQKSKLPYEVSPEQALSHPEVQRRLDISVRNLLTMTDKFVSAITSSVDKIPYGMRYVAKILRTSLAEKFPRASVEEIDKIVGNLLYYRFMNPAVVAPDGFDIVDISAGVSLHPDHRRNLGSIAKVLQHAAAHKAFDGENAHLCGVNRYLEDTHKKFRRFISAACCVPEPEERFNMDEYSEMVAVAKPVIYITVGELVDTHKLLLEHQDSIAPDHGDPLHELLEDLEELPTVQSLVGESVASPVDGSAEQALSQLSKMEMSLTLTSKLVPAASSEESDARSLLLSTKQMLVDIIQSQPGDSLPEILWTQASEHEEASHDHLMHRRALRDAQTPAKLKRNRSLAANSQLSMEEKKRKIIRNLRRLESLGLVDSARQYQELIDELAKDIRNQRRYRQHRKGELLKLRQTLEGLNAKTLFYEEQIDYYNQYIKTCLDNLAANKVSGKNKKLQSLHYTAARLFEKGVLLEIEDLPLSQFRNVIFDINPCEESGRFQVKAKFMGIDMERFQLHYQDLLQLQYEGVAVMKMFDKAKVNVNLLIFLLNKKFFKK, from the exons ATGGCGGCAGCGGGGACGGGTCTGGGGCGCT ACGAGCGCCTGACCGCCGAGGAGATGGACGAGCGCCGGAGGCAGAACGTCGCCTACCAGTACCTGTGTCACCTGGAGGAAGCCAAGCG CTGGATGGAGGGCTGCCTGAGCGaggagctgcccccccccacGGAGCTGGAGGAGAACCTGCGCAACGGGGTGCTCCTGGCCAAGCTGGGCCACTGCTTCGCCCCCGCCGTGGTCCCCCTGAAGAAGATCTACGACCGCCAGCAGACGCGGTACAAG GCAGCCGGCCTTCACTTTCGGCACACGGATAACATCAACCACTGGCGCGACGCCATGAGCCACGTGGGGCTTCCCTCG ATCTTCCACCCGGAGACCACCGACATCTACGACAAGAAGAACATGCCCCGCGTCGTCTACTGCATCCACGCGCTCAG CTTGTACCTCTTCAAGCTGGGGCTGGCTCCTCAGATCCAGGACTTGTACGGGAAAGTGGACTTCACGG AGGAGGAGATCAACAACATGAAGCGGGAGCTGGAGAAGTAcggcctgcagctgcctgccttcaGCAAGATCGGGGGCATCTTGGCCAACGAGCTCTCGGTGGACGAAGCAGCAG TGCACGCCGCGGTGCTGGCCATCAACGAAGCAGTGGATCGGGGGGTGGTGGACCAGACCATGGTGGCCCTCCACAACCCCAACGCGATGCTCCTCGACCTGCGTGAGGCTCTGGCGGGTGCCTACCAGGAGGTGCTCCACCGGGCGAAGCTGGAGAAGGGCAGCAATGCCAGGAACAGG TGCCTGCAGGTGATCCCCGAGGGAGAGGACATCTACGACCAGTGTCTGACCCAGGCTGAAATCCAAGGGAACATCAACAAAGCGAATG TGCACGGGGCTCTGGAGGAGGTGGACGATGCTCTGGAGAGCCAGGACGCTCCGGCGCTGTACCGCGCGCTGCAGGACCCCGTCCTGGCCCTGCGCTGCCTCCAGCGGGACAACCTCCACCACTACTTGGAGCAGCTCAGCATGGACCGGGAGCAGAAGGCGCTG gagctgggctacgtggacctgctggagcaggaggaggtggaagcagggatCCTTGCGGCGAACAAGAAGGGCGAGGAGGAGCGAGCCA TGCTGGGGGCCGTCAGCCGGATCAACGCGGCCATCCGTCGAGGGATGCCAGCCGAAACATTGGAAGCGCTGATGGACCCGGCAGCGCAGCTGCCCGCTGTGTACCCGCTCGCCGCCCCCCTGTACCAGCTCCAGCTGGCCCTGCTGCAGCGCCAGCACCCACGG GGcgagctggtgcaggaggagctGTTTGTGGCTGTGGAGATGCTTTCGGCCGTGGCGCTGGTTAACCGAGCCTTGGACGCCGGGGACGCCGACGGGCTCTGGAGCAGCCTGGTCAGTCCTGCCCTGGGGCTCGCGGGTGTCGAGGATGGAAATGCGCAGCG GTATTTTGAGGACTTACTGCAGCTGAAAGGCCAGTCTCGGGAAGTGGGAGTCGAGTTCCTGAGCTGGAATGACATTCAGGACAGCGTGACCAACACCAATTCATCCGTGCAAGGCGAAAACGACC GCGTCCTCGCTGTGCGGCTGATCAACGAGGCGCTGGCGCAGGCGGACCCCGAGAAGACGCTGGCGGCGTTGCTGCTGCCGGAGGCCGCCCTGTCTGACGTCTCCCTCCCGACCGCTCGGCGCTACCATGACGTCCTGGCCCGGGCACGAAGGCTGAAAGCCCAG GCCACGGAGGATGATGGAGCTGTGCTTTGGTGGGAGGAGATCCAGGAAGGGGTCTGCAGGGCCAACCAGGACACAGTGGCAGCCAGGAGGA TGGCTCTGGGCACCGCTGCCATCAACCAGGCCATCAAGGAGGGGAAGGCGACGCAGACGTTACGGGTGCTGCGCAACCCTGACGTGGCCCTGTGCGGCGTGGTGAGCGCCTGCGCCGCGGCGTACCAGGAGCAGCTCGCGGCTGTGATGGCCACCAAGAGACAAGCAG GGAACGTGAAGCCGTGCTGGATCCAGCACAAGCTGCCGGATGGTGCCGAGTTCTACCTGAGCCTGCAGACCTTCGAGGGCAGCTGGCAGCGCCCGCGCGACGGCGGCCTCAACACCACGCACCTGAGCCGGGAGGAGATCCAG TCGGTCATCACCCGAGTGACTGCGGCGCACGACCGGGAGCGCCTGTGGGTGTCCAACGTTGCCTTCGTGGTGAGGCTGCAGGCTCGGCTGCGGGGCTGGCTGGTCCGTCGGGAATTCGCGGCGCGGCGGCATGTCCTGCGGGAGCAGTGGCCGGCTGCCATCAGGATCCAG GCTTGTTGGAGAGGGTACAAGCAGCGCAGAGCTTACCAGGAGAGGCTGCGCTACCTGCACGCCAACGCAGACGCTGCCGTAAAG ATCCAGGCAGGCGTGAGGATGTGGCAGGCGCGGAGAAAGTACCAGGAGAGGCTGCGCTACTTCAGGAAGAAC ATTAAAGCTGTAATTAAAATCCAGGCTTTCGTGCGAGCTAACAAGGCCCGTGGGGATTACAGGATGCTGG TCCACGCCAGGAACCCACCGCTGAGCATCGTCCGGCGCTTCATCCACTtgctggagcagagccagcaggacTTCTGGGAGGAGTCGGAGGTGCtgcggctgcaggaggaggtggtgaAGAGGATCCGCGCCAGCCGGCAGCTGGAGAGTGACCTAGACCTCATGGACATCAAGATCGGGCTGCTGGTCAAGAACAGGATCACGCTGCAG GAGGTGGTGTCCCACTGCAAGAAGCTGACCAAGAAGAACAAGGAGCAGCTCTCTGAGATGATGTCCATAGACAAGCAGAAGGGGCTCAAGTCGCTCAGCAAGGAGAAGCGGCAGAAGCTGGAGGCCTACCAGCATCTCTTCTACCTGCTGCAG ACCCAGCCTGTGTACTTGGCCAGGCTGATCTTCCAGATGCCCCAGAACAAGTCCACCAAGTTCATGGAGTCGGTGATCTTTACACTTTACAACTATGCATCCAACCCACGGGAGGCTtacctgctgctccagctcttcaAAGCAGCGCTGCAGGAGGAGATCAG GTCCAAGGTGGATCACGTCCATGATATCCTGACGGGGAACGCCACGGTGATCCGGCTGGTGGTCAGCTTCTACCGCAACGCCCGTGGGCAGAATGCCCTGCGGCAGATCCTGGGTGGCCCCGTGCAGGAGGTCCTGCAGGACAAGACCCTCAGCATCCGCACCAACCCTGTGGACATCTACAAGGCGTGGATCAACCAGACCGAGTCACAGAGCGGCCAGAAAAG CAAGCTCCCGTATGAGGTCAGCCCTGAGCAGGCTCTCAGCCACCCTGAGGTCCAAAGGCGGCTGGATATTTCTGTCCGCAACCTCCTCACGATGACGGACAAGTTCGTCTCTGCCATCACCTCTTCCGTAGACAAGATCCC CTATGGGATGCGTTATGTGGCCAAAATCCTGAGGACATCCTTGGCTGAGAAATTCCCCAGGGCCTCGGTGGAGGAGATTGACAAG ATTGTGGGGAACCTGCTCTACTACCGCTTCATGAACCCGGCGGTGGTGGCCCCCGACGGCTTTGACATCGTAGACATCTCGGCTGGGGTGAGCCTGCATCCCGACCACCGCCGCAACCTGGGCTCCATTGCCAAAGTGCTGCAGCACGCGGCTGCCCACAAGGCCTTTGATGGGGAGAACGCGCACCTCTGCGGGGTGAACCGGTACCTGGAGGACACCCACAAGAAGTTCAG gaggTTCATCTCTGCTGCTTGCTGTGTCCCTGAGCCGGAAGAGAGGTTTAACATGGACGAGTATTCGGAGATGGTGGCAGTGGCCAAACCAGTCATCTACATCACGGTGGGGGAGCTCGTCGACACGCACAAA CTCCTGCTTGAGCACCAGGACTCCATCGCGCCGGACCACGGAGACCCCCTGCACGAGCTTCTGGAAGACCTTGAGGAGCTTCCTACGGTCCAGTCCCTTGTCG GGGAGAGCGTGGCCAGCCCGGTGGACGGCAGCGCCGAGCAGGCACTCTCCCAGCTCAGCAAAATGGAGATGTCCCTCACCCTCACCAGCAAGCTggtcccagcagccagcagcgAGGAGAGCGATGCAAGGAGCTTGCTGCTGAG CACCAAGCAGATGCTGGTGGACATCATCCAGTCCCAGCCTGGAGATTCCCTTCCAGAAATCCTGTGGACACAGGCCTCGGAGCATGAG GAAGCGTCCCATGACCACCTCATGCACAGGCGAGCGCTGCGGGACGCCCAGACCCCTGCCAAGCTGAAACGCAACCGCTCCCTGGCTGCTAACAGCCAACTGTCCATGGAGGAGAAGAAGCGCAAGATCATCCGCAACCTGCGGCGCTTGGAGAGCCTGGGGCTGGTGGACTCTGCCCGTCAGTACCAGGAGCTCATCGATGAGCTGGCCAAG GACATCCGCAACCAGAGGCGTTACCGGCAGCACCGCAAAGGGGAGCTCCTGAAGCTGAGACAGACCCTGGAGGGCCTCAACGCCAAGACCTTGTTTTACGAGGAGCAAATTGATTATTACAACCAGTACATCAAGACCTGCCTCGACAACCTGGCAGCCAACAA GGTCAGCGGGAAGAACAAGAAGCTGCAGTCGCTGCACTACACGGCGGCCCGGCTGTTCGAGAAGGGGGTGCTGCTGGAGATCGAGGACTTGCCGCTCAGCCA GTTCAGGAACGTGATTTTCGACATCAACCCGTGTGAGGAATCGGGCAGGTTCCAGGTGAAAGCCAAATTCATGGGGATTGACATGGAGCGGTTCCAGCTGCACTACCAG GACCTGCTGCAGCTGCAATACGAGGGCGTAGCCGTCATGAAGATGTTCGACAAGGCCAAAGTCAACGTCAACCTGCTCATTTTCCTCCTCAACAAGAAGTTCTTCAAGAAGtaa
- the TTC24 gene encoding tetratricopeptide repeat protein 24 codes for MAPEEDADLGAQPAVPAAPAGGKKSRKKRKEKPEAGDDAQERGNEAAAETEGLMRAGGRALALGDARGAVGCFRRALLPVGGTASPRLRRACAFSLGAAYVETGKPEKGLEFLLQSQPPEGHGGERWGDLYFNAGAADEGLRDFPKAPECFGRGWEAGAGGRAGTRVQMGCCYLGMREPARAARCFLEAARGYVAAASPEAAAVALSRASTSMLQSRRFGAAEIAGVLAQCRSLCESIPDPALRGKLYNAIGLGYSQLRIFSPAAESFQRALALCGGERDRRGEAAALQNLGAAHNALRSFGTALGWHRRAAALHSALGNRRAQGECFGNLAYACGRLGMHQAAAENYLHALQAFREAGDVQGQWQACEGLGAACFHLGDPQKAIGHYQEALTLLSHCQDTPRAARQRVVRKLTEAIQQQLCLHGRGGGWAPAPAPVSITPAADRGVGPSGGTPSLGTSCTCLHRHHVLAIQAQQPPRLTAPHRSPATHAAAWTSLGRMRMVPGRLQGLAVSPALTGAADGVQRVASPSGASRGKLNATRPRPDPPPQQPTNPNTQPCRWGSRSEGGFKHPWVKSPPPALLFCIPPSTPTPPNTSVDLLPPSPTANPAAKPRTGSRTLSLICNLV; via the exons ATGGCGCCGGAGGAGGATGCTGACCTGGGGGCGCAGCCCGcggtccctgcagcccccgccggcGGGAAGAAGAGccggaaaaaaaggaaggagaagccaGAGGCCGGAGACGATGCCCAGGAGCGGGGGAACGAAGCGGCGGCGGAGACAGAGGGGCTGATGCGAGCTGGGGGGCGGGCGCTGGCGCTGGGCGACGCGCGGGGGGCCGTGGGGTGCTTCAGGCGGGCGCTTCTCCCGGTGGGGGGCACGGCCAGCCCCCGGCTCCGCAGGGCTTGTGCCTTCAGCCTGGGGGCCGCCTACGTGGAGACCGGGAAGCCCGAAAAGGGCCTGGAGTTCCTCCTGCAGTCCCAGCCCCCGGAGGGCCACGGCGGGGAGCGCTGGGGGGATCTTTATTTCAACGCCGGAGCGGCTGACGAAGGGCTGCGGGATTTTCCGAAGGCTCCGGAATGTTTTGGACGCGGCTGGGAGGCGGGGGCCGGCGGCCGAGCGGGGACGCGGGTGCAGATGGGCTGCTGCTACCTGGGGATGCGGGAGCCGGCGCGAGCGGCGCGATGCTTCCTGGAGGCCGCGCGGGGCTACGTGGCGGCGGCCAGCCCCGAGGCCGCTGCCGTGGCCCTCAGCAGGGCCAGCACCTCCATGCTGCAGAGCCGACGCTTCGGGGCGGCGGAGATCGCGGGGGTTCTCGCTCAGTGCCGCTCGCTCTGCGAGAGCATCCCCGACCCGGCCCTGCGAG GGAAGCTCTACAACGCCATCGGCCTGGGCTACTCCCAGCTCCGCATCTTCTCCCCGGCGGCCGAGAGCTTCCAGCGGGCCCTGGCGCTCTGCGGTGGCGAGCGGGACCGGCGCGGGGAGGCCGCGGCCCTGCAGAACCTGGGTGCTGCCCACAACGCCCTGCGCAGCTTCGGCACGGCCCTGGGCTGGCACCGGCGGGCGGCGGCACTGCACA GTGCTCTCGGGAACCGGCGGGCGCAGGGAGAGTGCTTCGGGAACCTGGCGTACGCCTGCGGCCGGCTCGGGATGCACCAGGCTGCCGCCGAGAACTACTTGCACGCCCTGCAAGCCTTCCGGGAGGCGG ggGACGTGCAGGGGCAGTGGCAGGCGTgcgaggggctgggagcagcctgctTCCACCTGGGAGACCCCCAGAAAGCCATCGGGCACTACCAGGAGGCCCTGACGTTGCTGTCCCACTGCCAG GACACCCCCCGAGCTGCCCGCCAGCGGGTCGTCCGCAAGCTGACGGAGGccatccagcagcagctctgcctccacgGCCGCGGGGGTGGCTgggcgcccgccccggccccggtgAGCATCACCCCGGCGGCAGACCGAGGGGTTG GTCCTTCGGGGGGAACCCCCAGCCTGGGGACGAGCTGTACGTGCCTGCACCGGCACCACGTCCTGGCCATTCAG GCACAGCAGCCGCCCCGGCTGACGGCCCCGCACCGCAGCCCCGCGACCCACGCGGCCGCCTGGACGTCTctggggaggatgaggatggtccCAGGGCGGCTCCAGGGTCTCGCAGTCAGCCCCGCGCTAACGG GAGCAGCGGATGGAGTGCAGCGAGTGGCATCGCCCTCGGGGGCTTCTCGTGG GAAGCTGAACGCCACCCGCCCGCGCCCGGacccaccaccccagcagccaA CCAACCCCAACACCCAGCCCTGTAGATGGGGCAGCAGATCCGAGGGTGGATTCAAGCACCCCTGGGTGAAatccccaccccccgccctctTATTCTGCATCCCACCGAGCACCCCCACACCCCCTAACACCTCGGTGGActtgctgccccccagccccaccgccaaCCCCGCTGCCAAGCCCCGCACGGGGAGCAGGACGTTGTCCCTCATCTGCAACCTCGTGTGA